The segment GCTCGAGGCGCTCGGCCGGACGCTCGCCGGCATCGCACCGTGGCTCGAACTCGGTCCGGGCGACGACGCCGAGGGCGCCTTGCGCGCGCACCACATCGGGCTTGCGGTGAAGTCGATCGCCCATGCGGTCGATCCGCAGTCTCCGGGACATTTGAACTTCACCGAAGGCGGACAGCCGCTGGTCGACACGGCGTTTCTGGCGCAGGCGCTGCTGCGCGCACCGCGACAACTCTGGGGCAATCTCAGCGACGCGGAGCGCGCCCACGTCGTCGCCGCGCTCAAAGCCACCCGCGCGATCAAGCCTTACGAGAGCAACTGGCTCCTGTTTAGCGCCATGGTGGAAGCCGCTCTGCTCGAGTTCACGGGCGAATGCGAGTTGGCGCCGATCGAGCGCGCCGTCACGCGCCATCTCGAGTGGTATAAGGGCGATGGCACTTACGGTGACGGGCCGGAGTTTCACTGGGATTACTACAACAGCTTCGTGATTCATCCGATGCTGTGGGAAGTGCTCGAGGTGGCTGGCCGGAAAAACCTCCCGCTTGGCCAGCACTTCGCGCTCGAGCAGAAGCGCGCGCAGCGTTACGCGGAAGTGCTCGAGCGGATGATTTCGCCGGAAGGCACGTTTCCGATCATCGGCCGCTCGTCGGCATATCGCTTCGGCGCGCTGCACGCGTTGTCGATGATGGCGCTTCGCCACCACCTGCCGGAAACGGTGACGCCGGCGGGCGTGCGCGCGGCGCTCACCGCGGTGATCCAGCGCATGATCGAAGCCCCGGGCGCGTTCGATGACGCGGGCTGGCTCCGGATCGGCGTCGTCGGCGCGCAACCGAAAGCCGCCGAGGTCTACGTCAACACCGGAAGCCTGTATCTCTGTACCTTTGGGCTGCTGCAACTGGGCCTGCCCGCCGAGGATCCGTTCTGGACCGAGCCGAACCAATCGTGGACGCAGCAGCGGCTCTGGGCCGGCGAGAATCTACCCGCCGATCACGCGATCAAGGAGTGACTGGAGAGCCCCTTCGCGTTCTCCGCGACCTCTGCGTTTCCAGGCTTTGTGAAGTCACGATCTCACGGGCAAGTTGCCCGTGCCACGTGACGCTC is part of the Opitutus terrae PB90-1 genome and harbors:
- a CDS encoding DUF2264 domain-containing protein; translated protein: MSSRIKILLGSLLSPVLLAAADLPPVGGDGPAQRAYQVAVLARIAEPVLVAGSEGRLRVRIPQIEGARNQYAPLEALGRTLAGIAPWLELGPGDDAEGALRAHHIGLAVKSIAHAVDPQSPGHLNFTEGGQPLVDTAFLAQALLRAPRQLWGNLSDAERAHVVAALKATRAIKPYESNWLLFSAMVEAALLEFTGECELAPIERAVTRHLEWYKGDGTYGDGPEFHWDYYNSFVIHPMLWEVLEVAGRKNLPLGQHFALEQKRAQRYAEVLERMISPEGTFPIIGRSSAYRFGALHALSMMALRHHLPETVTPAGVRAALTAVIQRMIEAPGAFDDAGWLRIGVVGAQPKAAEVYVNTGSLYLCTFGLLQLGLPAEDPFWTEPNQSWTQQRLWAGENLPADHAIKE